A window from Polynucleobacter sp. MWH-UH25E encodes these proteins:
- a CDS encoding FecR domain-containing protein, translated as MTRISVYFKLHQTRMLGIVLLLLIAMIHLGNAQAQTPAAAGKVLMAIGDVKAMRGGQAIALAKGADILAGDAVVTGIASNAQLRMSDGAVIALRAQSEFKINQYNFNGKTDGSEKAELSLVKGGVRAVTGAIGRENKDNLQINAVVATVGIRGTGFNINVCEGNCFNPDKTPVKDGLYAGVFEGKIVVKNQVSVEAVGVNQYLYVSDKDTKPQFIIAPPNFLPDPLTGQKSAKPKGRSDAVTEIPSLAVAVSAPSKSADAQVPVATSALPNVTGVTVTQPPALAASTNAFVPSQLYNDPGLGNGLPVQANAGYAFYLQKAETYPAGTLGSDGLPPHNILPDSNPVSGGVTLNAMAVTPSATSGQTAYMTQIGLDPNVYHVTGTNIPVTYAIGTAQQIEGGNLNNVVSWGRWANGDILQIAGYNSGGPVTIPAGNGFHYIVGDRTSTANLNQFVVNGSVLNFALLAATTPTPVGASQGTWSVTSGSMTANFASAQLSGNLGMFNTQSSGYGIYNMTFSGGLSPSAASNTISTNVMKTAGSLNLCAAGCAGSGNITFYGGGAVNPSLTPAQAAGMSYNFNTGNNVVQGVAVFKR; from the coding sequence ATGACTCGAATTTCCGTCTACTTCAAATTGCATCAGACTCGCATGCTTGGCATAGTGTTGCTCTTGCTTATTGCCATGATCCATCTTGGTAACGCTCAGGCTCAAACCCCAGCCGCTGCGGGCAAAGTGTTGATGGCAATTGGAGATGTCAAGGCTATGCGTGGTGGACAAGCAATCGCATTGGCGAAAGGTGCCGATATTTTGGCGGGCGATGCTGTTGTTACGGGTATCGCGAGTAATGCTCAACTACGCATGAGCGATGGCGCTGTGATTGCATTGCGTGCGCAATCTGAATTTAAGATTAATCAATACAACTTCAATGGCAAGACTGATGGCTCTGAAAAAGCTGAATTAAGCTTGGTAAAGGGCGGGGTGAGGGCAGTTACAGGTGCTATTGGCCGTGAAAATAAAGACAATCTGCAAATTAATGCGGTAGTGGCTACCGTTGGTATCCGAGGAACTGGATTTAACATCAATGTGTGCGAGGGCAACTGTTTTAATCCCGATAAAACCCCAGTCAAAGATGGTTTATATGCTGGTGTATTTGAGGGCAAGATTGTGGTTAAGAACCAGGTATCCGTTGAGGCGGTAGGCGTTAATCAGTACCTGTATGTTTCTGACAAAGACACCAAGCCCCAGTTCATTATTGCCCCACCCAATTTCTTGCCAGACCCATTAACAGGACAAAAGTCTGCCAAGCCAAAAGGCCGTAGCGATGCCGTCACAGAAATCCCTTCCTTAGCAGTTGCAGTTAGTGCACCATCAAAATCCGCCGACGCACAGGTGCCAGTAGCAACAAGCGCGCTGCCCAATGTAACTGGGGTGACAGTGACCCAGCCGCCAGCACTTGCTGCCAGCACTAATGCTTTTGTACCGTCCCAGCTCTATAACGACCCTGGATTAGGAAATGGCCTCCCTGTGCAAGCCAATGCAGGCTATGCCTTTTACTTGCAAAAGGCGGAAACATATCCCGCGGGAACCCTAGGCAGTGATGGGCTGCCTCCCCACAATATCCTGCCTGATTCAAATCCAGTCAGTGGCGGTGTAACCCTCAATGCCATGGCAGTCACGCCATCAGCCACTTCTGGTCAAACGGCTTACATGACTCAGATTGGGCTAGATCCAAATGTTTATCATGTTACGGGTACCAACATACCGGTAACCTATGCCATTGGAACCGCTCAACAGATTGAGGGCGGCAATTTGAATAATGTGGTTTCCTGGGGTCGTTGGGCCAATGGCGATATTCTACAAATTGCTGGCTATAACAGTGGTGGCCCTGTAACGATTCCAGCTGGCAATGGCTTTCATTACATTGTTGGCGATAGAACTAGTACTGCCAATCTTAATCAATTTGTAGTGAATGGTTCAGTACTCAATTTTGCGTTGTTGGCCGCAACCACGCCAACTCCTGTCGGAGCCTCCCAAGGTACTTGGTCGGTAACTAGCGGTTCAATGACTGCAAATTTTGCAAGTGCTCAGTTAAGTGGTAATTTGGGCATGTTTAATACCCAATCGTCTGGCTATGGCATCTATAACATGACGTTTTCGGGCGGGTTGAGTCCCAGCGCCGCCTCAAATACGATTTCTACCAATGTTATGAAGACTGCAGGGAGTCTCAATTTGTGCGCTGCAGGATGTGCTGGAAGCGGTAATATCACGTTTTACGGAGGGGGAGCGGTCAATCCTTCTTTGACGCCTGCCCAAGCTGCTGGTATGTCCTATAACTTTAATACCGGTAACAATGTGGTGCAGGGGGTGGCGGTGTTCAAACGCTGA
- a CDS encoding tetratricopeptide repeat protein codes for MFSQLRSSLTHLQTTANGLVKHCVKKLDYALCIISLSVLTGLVLSFNLLISLLSECAKKFKAFAYPFAYQNAYALCVRSQEIWLRETSKIVRITLVICKLFDDGLVYLGKVTLNLFSIPVNVIIFVIRLTFMCFNQLGEDLRKVVVTGYHCMRDGFNAALNISIPLMKPSMYGAILATAIIGTTSNADVADEMKVLIEQKKSAEAYALGSKHPELMGDPLFDYFYGVAATETGHVSMGVLSLERVLLNDPNNDLVRLELARAYYAQGEYLRAKDEFLAVKKNQPPAGVVSTINVYLDDIKAKEGMYKATYGFYVELGMGYNNNVNAATAVNNIILPYIGPITLGASSLPQKSVFGYDSIGANFAMPITSDVSVFANANTSAQRYSQVNGYNLNVTNATTGVKITDGPNTYKIAGFGSIAQIDQVPVPNTYGAGGEYVRQLTDTQSAMLAVGSTVLQYPSQFNAYNSNLNIVTAGYRKAFPTVKWKPVLDAALSTSHQTDTSNRPDLGRKINGATLQASFLPTDKFGITLGAGYAQSKYDANDLLYQAARKDNLYSGNAVLQYKLTKELSARMEFTYYNNQSNLVLYGYEQWTGAIKLRYAWDSN; via the coding sequence ATGTTCAGTCAATTACGGTCATCTCTTACACATCTGCAGACCACGGCGAATGGCTTGGTGAAGCACTGCGTTAAAAAGTTAGACTACGCACTTTGCATTATTAGCTTGAGCGTTTTGACAGGCTTAGTGCTCAGTTTTAATTTACTCATTAGCCTACTGTCTGAATGTGCCAAAAAATTCAAGGCCTTTGCGTATCCTTTTGCGTACCAAAATGCATATGCCCTTTGTGTACGAAGTCAGGAAATTTGGTTAAGAGAAACTAGCAAAATTGTGCGAATCACATTGGTAATCTGCAAATTGTTCGATGATGGTTTGGTTTATTTGGGTAAGGTCACGCTTAATCTTTTCTCGATTCCAGTGAATGTCATCATTTTCGTTATCCGACTTACCTTTATGTGCTTCAATCAACTTGGTGAGGATTTGCGTAAGGTAGTCGTGACTGGCTATCACTGCATGAGGGATGGGTTTAATGCGGCTTTAAATATTTCTATACCACTCATGAAACCCTCGATGTACGGCGCCATTTTGGCGACCGCGATCATCGGCACGACTAGTAACGCTGATGTTGCTGATGAGATGAAAGTGCTCATTGAGCAAAAAAAATCCGCCGAGGCCTATGCTCTTGGATCAAAGCATCCCGAGCTCATGGGCGATCCACTCTTTGATTATTTCTATGGGGTTGCTGCGACTGAAACAGGACATGTTTCTATGGGCGTACTATCGCTAGAACGTGTACTGCTGAATGACCCCAATAACGACTTGGTTCGTTTGGAATTGGCGCGAGCTTACTATGCGCAAGGCGAGTATCTGCGAGCAAAAGATGAGTTTTTAGCGGTTAAGAAAAATCAACCGCCAGCTGGAGTAGTGTCAACTATTAACGTGTACTTAGATGACATTAAGGCTAAAGAGGGGATGTATAAGGCCACGTATGGCTTTTATGTAGAGCTGGGTATGGGTTACAACAATAATGTCAACGCTGCCACTGCAGTCAATAACATTATTCTGCCTTATATCGGCCCCATTACCCTAGGTGCGAGCTCGCTCCCGCAAAAATCGGTATTTGGCTATGACAGTATCGGGGCAAATTTTGCCATGCCGATCACTTCCGATGTGAGTGTATTTGCGAATGCCAATACCAGTGCACAGCGCTATTCGCAGGTCAATGGTTATAACTTAAACGTTACGAACGCCACTACTGGTGTCAAAATTACTGACGGACCGAATACTTACAAAATTGCAGGCTTTGGCAGTATTGCGCAGATTGATCAGGTGCCGGTGCCTAATACCTATGGCGCAGGCGGTGAGTATGTACGTCAGCTCACTGATACGCAGTCAGCTATGCTGGCAGTCGGCAGTACCGTATTGCAGTACCCAAGCCAATTTAATGCTTATAACTCAAACCTCAATATTGTCACCGCAGGCTATCGCAAGGCATTTCCTACGGTCAAGTGGAAGCCTGTATTGGATGCGGCTCTGAGTACATCACACCAAACCGATACGAGCAATCGCCCCGACTTAGGCAGAAAAATTAATGGCGCAACCTTGCAAGCTAGCTTTTTGCCAACCGATAAATTTGGTATCACCTTAGGGGCTGGCTATGCGCAAAGTAAATACGATGCTAATGATCTGCTTTACCAAGCTGCACGTAAAGATAATTTGTATTCTGGTAACGCCGTATTGCAATACAAATTGACTAAAGAGTTATCTGCTCGAATGGAGTTTACCTACTACAACAACCAATCGAATCTTGTTTTGTATGGATACGAACAGTGGACAGGTGCGATTAAATTACGATATGCTTGGGACTCAAACTAA